The window CCACCGCGTGGGACACGCTCATGGAGTGGGACTACGGCGCCTACGAGGGCATGACCCCGGCCGAGATCCAGGCCGTGCGGCCGGGATGGCTGATCTGGCGCGACGGTGTCCCCGAGGGGGAGAGCATCGCGGAGGTCACCGCGCGGGCCGACGAGGTCGTGGCGTGGGCGAGGTCCGCCGACCGGGACGTGCTCGTGTTCGCCCACGGGCACATCCTGCGGTCCATCGGTGCGCGGTGGCTGGGGCTGCCGCTGGAGTTCGCGGCCCGCATCCGCCTGAACCCGACCTCGCTGTCCGTGCTCGGCTGGGCCTACGGCGAACCGGCGATCGAGAGCTGGAACGACCTGGGTCACCTGATGCCCTGATCCGGCGGCTTCCGTTTGCCCCCGGCCCCGGGGGGACTACGCCTTCCCGGTCCTCGGCATGGAGGCGTGCCGGTCCAGGAACTCCGACACCCCCGAGGCCCGCCGGTGCGGCAGCAGGACCCGCGCCGTGCCGGCCAGCATCGTCTGGATGCGGGAGGACTGGACCTGGTCCAGCAGTGTCAGGACGCGCAGACCCGCCTGGGCCGCCTCGTCGGGACGGCCCTCGCGCGCGAGGTCGTCGGCCAGTTCGGCGGTGTAGAGCGCGATGTTGCGGGTGAAGTGCGGATCCTGGAGATGGGCCGCCCTGCGCGCGTGCC of the Streptomyces sp. 1222.5 genome contains:
- a CDS encoding histidine phosphatase family protein, with the protein product MAPRILLARHGQTAWSLSGKHTGRTDVPLLEEGRRGAKLLGERLHRAPLDGLAEAEARTSPLSRARETCELAGFGDRATAWDTLMEWDYGAYEGMTPAEIQAVRPGWLIWRDGVPEGESIAEVTARADEVVAWARSADRDVLVFAHGHILRSIGARWLGLPLEFAARIRLNPTSLSVLGWAYGEPAIESWNDLGHLMP